Proteins from one Salarias fasciatus chromosome 14, fSalaFa1.1, whole genome shotgun sequence genomic window:
- the LOC115401000 gene encoding mRNA decay activator protein ZFP36L1 — translation MPSSSLNQFADLEEMMCKHFFNLDLREPNRLLPSLSLAMPTSGYIGEPRRNTSSSLSSLPSDPSDSMFLTSSPWEQQSQSPLPPQLGGSAQWGKSGLLFQRSVSMVETSSASRASLSWPSGNVRISQSDISPIALNASSSSSSSSTSSSSSRYKTELCRSFTESGLCKYGGKCQFAHGPEELRDLNRHPKYKTELCRTFHTIGFCPYGIRCHFVHNGEEESRHSLSRASSSSSSSIPHQPLSSSRPHRPPLVRQSFSFSGFPSAPQPVLAGNAAAAHSPVARAPSASPPSCADITDLLSHAFLEMDSAFEASPSYQYLPPCGGQAAAATADPRSPFLPSPDSGFSPGGLSPTSSPSLRQSPSAAAPPAEPLGPRSLSYTSLSDQDQDGSSSTSSLSGSDSCGGPGDGSGRRLAVFSQLSVPEDASGFCL, via the exons ATGCCGTCTTCCTCCCTCAATCAGTTCGCTGACCTGGAAGAAATGATGTGCAAG CATTTTTTCAATCTGGACCTGAGAGAGCCCAACAGACTGCTGCCATCCCTCAGTCTGGCGATGCCGACGTCGGGCTACATCGGCGAGCCGCGCAGAAACACCtcgtcctccctgtcctccctcccctccGACCCGTCAGACAGCATGTTCCTCACCTCCAGCCCGTGGGAGCAGCAGTCCCAGAGTCCGCTCCCCCCTCAGCTTGGGGGTTCTGCTCAGTGGGGAAAGTCCGGCCTCCTGTTCCAGCGCTCGGTCAGCATGGTGGAGACGAGCAGCGCCTCGAGAGCCAGTCTGAGCTGGCCCAGCGGCAACGTCAGGATCTCTCAGAGTGACATCAGTCCCATAGCGCTGAacgccagctcctcctcctcctcctcctccacctcctcctcctcatctcgcTATAAAACTGAACTGTGTCGCTCCTTCACTGAGAGCGGCCTGTGTAAGTACGGAGGGAAGTGCCAGTTTGCACACGGGCCAGAAGAGCTGCGAGATCTGAACAGACATCCAAAGTACAAAACGGAGCTGTGTCGTACTTTTCACACCATCGGCTTCTGCCCCTACGGGATCCGCTGTCACTTTGTCCACAACGGCGAGGAGGAGAGCCGGCACTCCCTCTcccgcgcctcctcctcctcgtcctccagcatCCCCCATCAGCCGCTGTCCTCGTCTCGCCCACACCGGCCTCCTCTGGTCAGGCAGAGCTTCAGCTTCTCGGGGTTCCCCTCGGCGCCCCAGCCTGTCCTCGCCGGAAACGCCGCTGCAGCTCATTCGCCCGTCGCTCGCGCCCCTTCGGCCTCTCCTCCCTCGTGCGCCGATATCACCGACCTCCTCTCCCACGCGTTCCTGGAGATGGACTCCGCCTTCGAGGCCTCCCCTTCCTACCAGTACCTGCCTCCGTGTGGCggccaggccgccgccgccacggccgACCCCAGGTCTCCGTTCCTGCCCTCCCCTGACTCTGGCTTCTCTCCCGGGGGTTTGTCTCCCACCAGCTCGCCGTCGCTGAGGCAGAGTCCCAGTGCTGCGGCGCCCCCCGCGGAGCCGCTGGGCCCCCGGTCCCTGTCCTACACGTCCCTGtcggaccaggatcaggatggaagcagctccaccagctcgcTCAGCGGCTCCGACTCCTGCGGCGGGCCCGGCGACGGCAGCGGCAGGCGTCTGGCGGTCTTCAGCCAGCTGTCGGTTCCCGAGGATGCCTCTGGGTTCTGCCTTTAG
- the trappc6bl gene encoding trafficking protein particle complex subunit 6B, like, with translation MADEALFEFLHMEIVSHIYKEQQSTKPELDNKDRAVCVSVLEGMGFRVGQGLIERLTRDSPSFKDELDIMKFICKDFWTKVFRRQIDNLRTNHQGTYVLQDNKFALLTQISSGKQYLDQAPKYLAFSCGVVRGALSNLGLDSVVTAEVSVMPSCKFQVVIQKL, from the exons atgGCAGACGAGGCTCTGTTTGAATTCCTCCACATGGAGATCGTATCGCATATttacaaagagcagcagtccacTAAACCGGAGCTGGACAACAAG GACCGagccgtgtgtgtttcagtcctGGAGGGCATGGGCTTCAGGGTGGGTCAAGGACTCATCGAAAG ATTAACCAGGGACTCACCCAGCTTTAAGGACGAGCTGGACATCATGAAGTTTATCTGTAAAGACTTCTGGACAAAAGTCTTCAGGAGGCAGATCGACAATCTCAGGACGAACCATCAG GGCACCTATGTTCTGCAGGACAACAAATTTGCTCTGCTGACTCAGATTTCCAGTGGAAAACAGTACCTGGATCAGGCTCCAAag TACCTTGCTTTTTCCTGTGGTGTGGTGAGAGGAGCTCTCTCGAACCTCGGTCTGGACAGTGTGGTGACAGCAGAGGTCTCTGTCATGCCCTCGT GTAAATTTCAGGTGGTCATCCAGAAGTTGTGA
- the LOC115400766 gene encoding mRNA decay activator protein ZFP36, whose amino-acid sequence MSEMLDDLFTKNFLNLALNDALLPQQSQLKVPGQSRLNRSASFFTPPSPPESLSLSLRSEHVSDEENGSSPWSSNIWSQAPVSKQKQLPFRPDRSMSLTESSSSLLSSIRQLKNLDGFPSGGPAPAVAPPPGFPPSSTLPAQVPPMLSSNRYKTELCRGFQETGSCKYGSKCQFAHGEAELRGLYRHPKYKTEPCRTFYNFGYCPYGSRCHFIHEEKISSSAMPSAKFQSQLNATTTGGHNPRHQLRQSVSFAGFLGSSRSSPPPSFPSSFNDPNLGFTRAPSVSPPPADLLSPVFGDAMQREAAAFQFGNHQTRASTGDIHNIPVILEPKTSRCVCGHGNNFNSNNSRVISSMEDEQYQDSGMLFPGPGAHGGFARPAGLQRFSSEDSLEDSYSSSSSGSSGSESPTFDGSATKRLTVFERLSLSD is encoded by the exons ATGTCCGAAATGCTTGACGACCTCTTCACGAAG aACTTTCTGAACTTGGCCCTCAACGATGCCTTGCTCCCACAGCAGTCACAACTCAAAGTCCCAGGGCAGAGTCGGCTGAACCGGTCAGCCTCCTTCTtcactcctccctcccctcccgaGTCTCTGAGCCTCAGCCTGAGAAGCGAGCATGTCAGCGATGAGGAAAATGGCAGCTCTCCCTGGTCATCCAACATCTGGAGCCAGGCCCCGGTgtccaaacagaagcagcttcCCTTCCGGCCCGACCGATCCATGAGCCTGAccgagtccagcagcagcctgctctcctccatcagaCAGCTGAAGAATCTGGATGGGTTTCCCTCAGGCGGCCCCGCTCCGGCCGTGGCTCCTCCGCCCGGCTTCCCTCCCTCGTCCACCCTCCCGGCCCAGGTCCCGCCGATGCTGTCCTCCAACCGTTACAAAACTGAACTGTGCCGCGGCTTCCAGGAGACCGGCAGCTGCAAGTACGGCAGCAAATGCCAGTTTGCTCATGGCGAGGCAGAGCTGCGAGGACTGTACCGACACCCCAAGTATAAGACCGAGCCCTGCAGAACCTTCTACAACTTTGGTTACTGCCCCTATGGCTCCCGCTGCCACTTCATCCACGAGGAGAAAATCAGCAGCAGTGCAATGCCATCTGCCAAATTCCAGAGCCAGCTGAACGCCACAACAACCGGTGGGCACAATCCACGCCACCAGCTCCGCCAGAGCGTCAGCTTTGCCGGGTTCCTGGGGTCTTCGCGCagctcacctcctccatcattcCCTTCGTCCTTCAATGACCCTAACCTGGGGTTTACCCGGGCTCCGTCAGTGTCTCCACCTCCCGCTGACCTCCTGTCTCCGGTGTTCGGAGACGCCATGCAGCGGGAGGCGGCCGCCTTCCAGTTTGGCAACCATCAGACCCGCGCCAGCACCGGAGACATCCATAACATTCCTGTCATCCTGGAGCCAAAGACTtcccgctgtgtgtgtggccaTGGAAATAACtttaacagcaacaacagcagagtTATAAGCAGCATGGAAGACGAGCAGTATCAGGACAGCGGCATGCTGTTCCCCGGTCCGGGAGCCCACGGCGGATTCGCCAGGCCCGCTGGGCTCCAGCGTTTTTCCTCTGAGGACTCCCTGGAGGacagctacagcagcagcagcagcggctccagcGGGAGCGAGTCCCCAACGTTCGATGGCTCCGCCACCAAGAGGCTCACCGTGTTCGAGCGTCTGTCCCTGTCCGACTGA